In the Sphingomonas sp. LM7 genome, one interval contains:
- a CDS encoding DEAD/DEAH box helicase, which produces MSFADLGLSDDLLRAVTDAGYTDPTPIQRQAIPSVLMGKDLIGIAQTGTGKTAAFVLPMIDILGEGRTRALMPRSLILEPTRELAAQVAENFEKYGTNHKLSMALLIGGVQMGDQVKALEKGVDVLIATPGRLMDLFGRGKILLTGCSLLVIDEADRMLDMGFIPDIEEICTKLPKTRQTLLFSATMPPVIKKLADKFLTDPKRVEVARPATANVNIKQWVVPVAASDKRSVLRDLLRGEEVTTAIIFCNRKTTVRDLNKSLQKSGFRSTEIHGDMEQSQRIAELDRFKAGTVNILVASDVAARGLDIKGVSHVYNFDAPWHPDDYVHRIGRTGRAGATGIAYTLVTPEDSENIAEIEKLTGMKIERLKPANGEAAREEAPAEKREAAPRRGRGRKAEGETRRKPEPEAEAVEAVREARPVREPEARREPAPRREREERGGRGRGRDERPSREPRRDPNATDGPDDGWNGPVPDFLKYTLGA; this is translated from the coding sequence ATGAGCTTTGCCGATCTCGGCCTGTCTGACGACCTTCTGCGCGCGGTGACAGACGCGGGCTACACCGATCCGACTCCGATCCAGCGCCAGGCGATCCCGTCGGTCCTGATGGGCAAGGACCTTATCGGCATCGCACAGACGGGGACGGGCAAGACCGCCGCCTTCGTGCTGCCGATGATCGACATCCTCGGCGAAGGGCGCACCCGCGCGCTGATGCCGCGCAGCCTGATCCTCGAGCCGACGCGCGAGCTTGCCGCCCAGGTCGCCGAGAATTTCGAGAAATACGGCACCAACCACAAGCTCTCGATGGCGCTGCTCATCGGCGGCGTGCAGATGGGCGACCAGGTCAAGGCGCTGGAGAAGGGCGTCGACGTCCTCATCGCCACGCCGGGCCGGCTGATGGACCTGTTCGGCCGCGGCAAGATCCTGCTCACCGGCTGTAGCCTGCTCGTCATTGACGAGGCCGACCGGATGCTCGACATGGGGTTCATCCCCGATATCGAGGAAATCTGCACCAAGCTGCCCAAGACGCGCCAGACTTTGCTGTTCTCGGCAACGATGCCGCCGGTGATCAAGAAGCTGGCCGACAAGTTCCTTACCGATCCCAAGCGCGTCGAAGTCGCACGCCCGGCGACCGCGAACGTCAACATCAAGCAATGGGTGGTCCCCGTCGCCGCATCGGACAAGCGCAGCGTGCTGCGCGACCTGCTCCGCGGCGAAGAGGTCACCACTGCGATCATCTTCTGCAACCGCAAGACCACGGTCCGCGACCTCAACAAGAGCCTGCAGAAGAGCGGTTTCCGCTCGACCGAGATCCATGGCGACATGGAGCAATCGCAGCGCATCGCCGAGCTCGACCGGTTCAAGGCCGGCACGGTCAACATCCTCGTCGCCTCCGACGTCGCCGCCCGCGGGCTCGACATCAAGGGTGTCAGCCACGTCTATAATTTCGACGCGCCCTGGCATCCCGACGATTATGTCCACCGCATCGGCCGCACCGGCCGGGCGGGCGCGACCGGCATCGCCTATACGCTGGTGACGCCCGAGGATTCGGAGAATATCGCCGAGATCGAAAAGCTCACCGGCATGAAGATCGAGCGCCTCAAGCCTGCCAATGGCGAAGCCGCGCGCGAGGAAGCGCCGGCGGAGAAGCGCGAAGCGGCTCCGCGCCGTGGACGCGGACGCAAGGCCGAAGGCGAGACGCGCCGCAAGCCCGAGCCGGAAGCCGAGGCCGTGGAGGCAGTGCGCGAAGCCCGCCCGGTCCGCGAGCCCGAAGCACGGCGCGAGCCGGCACCGCGCCGCGAACGCGAGGAACGCGGTGGCCGTGGCCGGGGACGCGACGAACGCCCGAGCCGCGAACCGCGGCGCGACCCCAACGCGACGGACGGCCCCGACGACGGCTGGAATGGCCCGGTGCCCGACTTCCTGAAGTACACGCTGGGCGCGTGA
- a CDS encoding FAD-binding oxidoreductase: protein MTPAQRQLVETILQRFGTKAATTDAETIAPWLSDWRGRYHGQAPALLSPGSTEEVAAIIGLAAQAGVAVVPQGGNTGMVGGATPSPDGSALLLSLRRMNRIRALSPVSNLAVAEAGVILADLRGAAEALGRRFPLDLGARGSATIGGLVSTNAGGTQVLRFGTMRSLVAGVEAVLPDGSIHNGIAALKKDNRGYDLNQLLIGAEGTLGIVTAATLRLVPGVAARAVAWVGISGPGKALELLRALEAGTDAVESFEIVPENTLALVLRHVPGTRRPLAGAHAWHVLIETVTTDPAAEPPAETLERLLAPALDAGLAEDVVIAASEAQAEDFWRIRHSISEAERAAGPALQHDISVPVDDMPRFMIEGGAEAEARFPGTEAIAFGHLGDGNVHFHVRAPAGVDAQTWYAEEGPGISRHVHDMVVAAGGSISAEHGIGQLKRDELARLSASSRMTVLRAIKSALDPQGILNPGKLVTLAPEPSRP, encoded by the coding sequence ATGACACCCGCCCAACGCCAGCTTGTCGAAACGATCCTCCAGCGCTTCGGCACCAAGGCCGCGACGACCGACGCGGAGACGATAGCGCCGTGGCTGAGCGACTGGCGCGGCCGTTATCACGGGCAGGCGCCGGCGCTGCTTTCGCCGGGATCGACCGAGGAAGTCGCCGCAATCATCGGCCTTGCCGCGCAGGCCGGCGTCGCAGTCGTGCCTCAGGGCGGCAACACCGGCATGGTCGGCGGTGCGACGCCATCGCCCGATGGTTCGGCATTGCTACTGTCGCTGCGCCGCATGAACCGCATCCGGGCATTGTCGCCCGTCAGCAACCTTGCCGTCGCGGAGGCCGGGGTGATCCTGGCCGACCTGCGCGGAGCGGCGGAAGCGCTGGGGCGCCGCTTTCCGCTCGACCTTGGCGCGCGGGGCAGCGCGACGATCGGCGGGCTGGTGTCAACCAACGCCGGCGGCACCCAGGTGCTGCGCTTCGGGACGATGCGCAGCCTGGTCGCGGGCGTCGAGGCCGTGCTTCCCGATGGCTCGATCCATAACGGCATCGCCGCGCTCAAGAAGGACAATCGCGGCTACGATCTCAACCAGTTGCTGATCGGCGCCGAGGGTACGCTCGGCATCGTCACTGCAGCGACGCTGCGGCTGGTGCCCGGGGTGGCGGCGCGGGCAGTGGCATGGGTCGGCATCTCGGGCCCCGGCAAGGCGCTCGAGCTGCTGCGCGCGCTGGAAGCCGGCACCGACGCGGTGGAGAGCTTCGAGATAGTGCCGGAGAACACGCTGGCGCTGGTGCTGCGGCATGTGCCGGGAACGCGCCGTCCGCTTGCCGGGGCGCATGCCTGGCACGTCCTGATCGAGACGGTGACGACCGACCCCGCGGCGGAACCGCCCGCGGAAACGCTCGAACGGCTGCTCGCACCGGCGCTCGATGCGGGGCTGGCCGAGGATGTAGTGATCGCCGCCAGCGAAGCGCAGGCAGAGGATTTCTGGCGCATCCGGCATTCGATCTCGGAGGCCGAGCGCGCCGCCGGACCGGCGTTGCAGCACGACATCTCCGTGCCGGTCGACGATATGCCGCGCTTCATGATCGAAGGCGGGGCGGAAGCCGAGGCGCGGTTTCCCGGAACCGAAGCCATTGCCTTCGGCCATCTCGGCGACGGCAACGTCCATTTCCACGTCCGCGCGCCTGCCGGGGTCGATGCCCAGACCTGGTATGCCGAGGAAGGCCCGGGAATTTCGCGCCATGTCCACGATATGGTCGTGGCTGCAGGCGGATCGATCTCCGCAGAACACGGCATCGGTCAGCTGAAACGCGACGAGCTCGCACGGCTGAGCGCATCGTCCCGGATGACCGTACTGCGCGCGATCAAGTCCGCGCTCGATCCCCAGGGCATTCTCAATCCCGGGAAATTGGTGACGCTTGCGCCGGAGCCTTCGAGACCATAG
- a CDS encoding low affinity iron permease family protein has translation MSGIFERFAQAVAGWAGRPAAFVIAFLVVIGWGISGPIFAWSDTWQLVINTGTTIVTFLMVFLIQNAQNRDGAAIQAKLDELIRALDSGRNEFIGIEHLGEKELIAIRDKLEKECGREMPQRHEGIGRLLRRR, from the coding sequence ATGAGCGGGATATTCGAGCGGTTCGCACAGGCAGTTGCGGGATGGGCGGGCAGGCCGGCTGCGTTCGTGATCGCTTTCCTGGTGGTCATCGGCTGGGGGATTAGCGGGCCGATCTTCGCCTGGTCGGACACGTGGCAGCTGGTGATCAACACCGGCACGACGATCGTCACCTTCCTGATGGTGTTCCTGATCCAGAATGCGCAGAATCGCGACGGCGCGGCGATCCAGGCCAAGCTCGACGAACTGATCCGCGCGCTCGACAGCGGACGCAACGAGTTCATCGGGATCGAGCATCTCGGCGAGAAGGAGTTGATCGCGATCCGCGACAAGCTCGAGAAGGAATGTGGCCGCGAGATGCCCCAGCGGCACGAAGGCATCGGACGCCTGCTCCGCCGGCGCTGA
- a CDS encoding glycine zipper 2TM domain-containing protein, translating into MRKFIFALSAIAVAIPTAVALPAAKAEAKSYEYKADTQRRRAYREWKGRDGRRYCRKSDGTTGLVVGGVAGALVGRTVDTSGDRSAGTLLGAAAGALAGREIDRSSSNNRRRCR; encoded by the coding sequence ATGCGTAAGTTCATTTTCGCGCTCAGCGCGATCGCGGTGGCAATCCCCACCGCCGTTGCCCTTCCGGCCGCCAAGGCCGAAGCCAAGTCGTACGAATACAAAGCCGACACCCAGCGCCGCCGCGCCTATCGCGAGTGGAAGGGCCGCGACGGCCGCCGCTATTGCCGCAAGTCGGATGGCACCACCGGTCTGGTAGTTGGTGGCGTCGCCGGCGCCCTGGTTGGCCGCACGGTCGATACCAGCGGTGATCGCTCGGCGGGCACCCTGCTCGGTGCCGCAGCTGGCGCACTCGCCGGTCGCGAGATCGACCGTAGCAGCAGCAACAATCGCCGCCGCTGCCGCTAA
- a CDS encoding cupin domain-containing protein codes for MNAPRTIIDTLGMSPHPEGGWYRETWRAEAADGARAGGTAIHFLLEDGQRSHWHRVDGAELWLWHAGSPLDLLVEQDDGAIATIRLGGDVTRGYAPQWLVPANRWQSTEASSGWALASCVVVPGFEFSGFELAPPGWTPEPPRS; via the coding sequence ATGAACGCTCCACGAACGATCATCGACACGCTCGGCATGTCGCCGCATCCCGAGGGCGGCTGGTATCGCGAGACGTGGCGCGCCGAGGCGGCGGACGGCGCGCGCGCCGGCGGCACTGCGATTCATTTCCTGCTGGAGGACGGCCAGCGCTCGCATTGGCACCGCGTTGACGGCGCCGAGTTGTGGCTGTGGCATGCGGGATCGCCGCTCGACTTGCTGGTCGAGCAGGACGACGGCGCGATCGCGACGATCCGGCTTGGCGGCGACGTGACCCGGGGCTATGCGCCCCAATGGCTGGTGCCGGCGAATCGCTGGCAATCCACCGAGGCAAGCTCCGGCTGGGCGCTGGCGAGCTGCGTGGTCGTCCCTGGCTTCGAATTTTCCGGCTTTGAGCTTGCCCCACCCGGATGGACGCCGGAACCGCCCCGGAGCTGA
- a CDS encoding dienelactone hydrolase family protein — protein sequence MCDDLTEADNARLLGEGLSRRAFGTAAAAIGVGILLPSPANALAVKGRDVTIRTPDGTIDAYFVAPATGRHPAVLVWPDIYGLRPAFRQMADRLAESGYAVLTVNPFYRSATAPVLAASGDRSAIRGKAGEYRKLLTPEATIADATALVAFLDKQREVNSKRGIGTTGYCMGGPLVVRTAAAVPGRVRAGGSFHGGGLATDNADSPHLLIPKTRAGFLIAIADNDDARAPGDKDTLRAAFAAAKRPAEIEVYKGAMHGWCPPDSEAYNQVQAERAWARLLDLFSTTL from the coding sequence ATGTGTGACGATCTGACCGAAGCGGACAATGCGCGCTTGCTGGGCGAGGGCCTGTCGCGCCGCGCCTTCGGCACCGCGGCGGCCGCCATCGGTGTCGGCATATTGCTGCCCAGCCCGGCCAATGCCCTCGCGGTCAAGGGCCGCGACGTCACGATCCGGACTCCCGACGGCACGATCGACGCCTATTTCGTCGCACCGGCCACCGGCAGGCATCCCGCGGTGCTTGTCTGGCCCGACATTTACGGGCTCCGTCCCGCGTTCCGGCAGATGGCCGACCGCCTCGCCGAATCTGGCTATGCCGTGCTAACGGTGAACCCGTTCTATCGCTCCGCCACGGCGCCTGTGCTGGCGGCGAGCGGAGACCGCAGCGCGATTCGCGGCAAGGCGGGCGAGTATCGCAAATTGCTGACACCCGAAGCGACGATCGCCGACGCGACGGCACTGGTGGCGTTTCTCGACAAGCAGCGCGAAGTGAACTCCAAGCGCGGCATCGGCACAACGGGCTATTGCATGGGCGGTCCACTGGTGGTGCGCACCGCCGCGGCGGTACCGGGGCGCGTTCGCGCCGGCGGCAGCTTCCATGGCGGCGGCCTCGCCACCGACAATGCCGACAGCCCGCATCTGCTCATTCCCAAGACCAGGGCAGGCTTCCTGATCGCAATCGCCGACAATGACGACGCGCGCGCGCCGGGCGACAAGGACACGCTTCGCGCTGCCTTCGCCGCTGCCAAGCGGCCGGCCGAGATTGAAGTCTACAAGGGCGCGATGCACGGCTGGTGCCCGCCCGACAGCGAAGCCTATAACCAGGTCCAGGCCGAGCGCGCCTGGGCACGGTTGCTCGACTTGTTCAGCACCACGCTCTGA
- a CDS encoding SapC family protein has translation MASAPQQSLPLFYNQLEPLSSQAHADFRIRVRDKAPFLAKQHAVPVTVEEFPLVQRYLPIVFSVGEDPVPLALMGLNEGVNTFFDDEGTLLEPNFYVPAYIRRYPYLLARLRPESDELSLCFDPSSDTIGAFEEGDKLFENGEPTETTKNILQFNEQFEQAGARTAMFMKDLKELNILIDGEVTIQQEGNEQPFIYRGFMMIDENKLNELRGDQLRKIVQNGMLPLIYAHLFSLALMRDIFGRQVRLGKMPQPQLVSPV, from the coding sequence ATGGCCAGTGCGCCACAACAGTCGCTTCCGTTGTTCTACAACCAGCTCGAGCCGCTTTCGAGCCAGGCACATGCCGATTTCCGCATTCGCGTCCGCGACAAGGCACCGTTCCTGGCCAAGCAGCACGCGGTGCCGGTTACCGTCGAGGAATTCCCGCTCGTGCAGCGCTATCTGCCGATCGTCTTCTCGGTAGGCGAGGATCCCGTTCCGCTTGCGCTGATGGGCCTGAATGAAGGCGTGAATACCTTTTTCGACGACGAAGGCACGCTGCTCGAGCCGAACTTCTACGTCCCGGCCTATATCCGCCGCTATCCGTATCTGCTGGCGCGCCTCCGCCCCGAGAGCGACGAGCTGTCGCTCTGCTTCGACCCGTCGTCGGACACGATCGGCGCGTTCGAGGAAGGCGATAAGCTGTTCGAGAATGGCGAGCCGACCGAGACCACCAAGAACATCCTCCAGTTCAACGAGCAGTTCGAACAGGCCGGTGCGCGCACTGCGATGTTCATGAAGGACCTCAAGGAACTCAACATCCTGATCGACGGTGAAGTCACCATCCAGCAGGAAGGCAATGAGCAGCCCTTCATCTATCGCGGCTTCATGATGATCGACGAGAACAAGCTCAACGAGCTGCGCGGCGATCAGCTTCGCAAGATCGTCCAGAACGGCATGCTGCCGCTCATCTACGCGCATCTCTTCTCGCTCGCGCTGATGCGCGATATCTTCGGCCGTCAGGTTCGCCTGGGCAAGATGCCCCAGCCGCAGCTGGTCAGCCCGGTCTAA
- a CDS encoding DUF1289 domain-containing protein produces the protein MSAAAGARPTPVRSPCTNICRIDDATGWCVGCGRTLAEIARWGTTDDADRDAVMAQLPARMGHGRGL, from the coding sequence GTGAGCGCCGCGGCGGGTGCTCGACCGACACCGGTCCGATCGCCCTGCACCAATATCTGCCGGATCGACGACGCCACCGGCTGGTGCGTCGGCTGCGGCCGCACGCTCGCAGAAATCGCCCGGTGGGGCACCACCGATGATGCGGATCGCGATGCGGTAATGGCGCAACTGCCGGCGCGGATGGGTCACGGGCGCGGCCTGTAG
- a CDS encoding UvrB/UvrC motif-containing protein produces MRSRFRRMPETIDDLHRQMEAAAEAMEFEEARRLRDRINLMRGGATRDEASDADTSGLTRQQPGAMGLGTSQQRVTPPPGWKPPTKPDPMTKATNRRRRKH; encoded by the coding sequence ATGCGCTCGCGTTTCAGGCGCATGCCCGAGACGATCGACGACCTGCACCGGCAGATGGAAGCCGCGGCCGAGGCGATGGAGTTCGAGGAGGCGCGCAGGCTTCGCGACCGGATCAATCTGATGCGCGGCGGGGCGACGCGCGATGAGGCAAGCGATGCGGACACGTCGGGACTGACCCGTCAGCAGCCGGGCGCGATGGGGCTCGGCACCAGCCAGCAGCGCGTCACGCCGCCGCCCGGCTGGAAACCGCCGACCAAGCCCGATCCGATGACGAAGGCGACGAACCGCAGGCGCCGCAAACACTGA
- a CDS encoding glycosyltransferase family 1 protein, whose amino-acid sequence MRIAIVTDAWEPQVNGVVRTLQSVRAVLEGQGHQVEVISPDRFYSLPCPTYPEIRLALASTGSVGAMLEEFRPNAIHLATEGPLCVAARRWCLRHDMPFTTAYHTQFPDYVSARSGVPAEWIWRYIRWFHAPSQAILASTPSIRESLVAHGLTHVKHWGRGVDLAAFHPGIAPHPAMTGLEGPVQLYVGRVAVEKNIEAFLKTTHPGTKVVVGDGPARIALEARFPQARFLGPMFGADLAAAYAAADVFVFPSRTDTFGLVMIEALACGVPVAGYPVTGPIDILTPETGATDTDLTAAIAAALTRDRAACAAYGRSFTWEASAHQFLNALYAMDDQDVAA is encoded by the coding sequence GTGCGCATCGCAATCGTGACCGATGCCTGGGAACCCCAGGTCAACGGCGTCGTCCGCACGCTCCAGTCGGTTCGCGCCGTGCTGGAGGGGCAGGGCCACCAAGTCGAGGTAATCTCGCCAGACCGCTTCTATTCGCTGCCATGCCCGACCTATCCCGAGATTCGCCTCGCACTCGCCAGCACCGGCAGCGTCGGCGCGATGCTCGAGGAATTCCGCCCCAACGCGATCCACCTCGCCACTGAGGGGCCGCTGTGCGTTGCCGCGCGGCGCTGGTGCCTGCGCCACGACATGCCGTTCACCACGGCGTACCACACCCAGTTCCCGGACTATGTCTCGGCGCGCTCGGGCGTGCCCGCCGAGTGGATCTGGCGCTATATCCGCTGGTTCCATGCCCCCAGCCAGGCGATCCTCGCCTCGACGCCGTCGATCCGCGAGTCGCTGGTCGCGCACGGGCTCACTCATGTGAAGCATTGGGGCAGGGGGGTCGATCTCGCCGCGTTCCATCCCGGCATCGCGCCGCATCCGGCGATGACGGGTCTCGAAGGCCCGGTGCAGCTTTATGTCGGCCGCGTCGCCGTCGAGAAGAATATCGAGGCGTTCCTCAAGACCACGCACCCGGGCACGAAGGTGGTGGTGGGCGATGGCCCGGCCCGCATCGCGCTCGAGGCGCGCTTCCCCCAGGCCCGGTTTCTCGGCCCGATGTTCGGGGCCGACCTCGCCGCTGCCTATGCCGCGGCCGACGTGTTCGTCTTCCCGAGCCGGACCGACACGTTCGGACTGGTGATGATCGAGGCGCTGGCCTGCGGCGTGCCGGTCGCGGGCTATCCGGTCACCGGCCCGATCGACATCCTCACCCCGGAGACCGGCGCGACGGACACCGATCTCACCGCGGCGATCGCCGCCGCGCTGACCAGGGACCGCGCCGCCTGCGCCGCCTATGGCCGCAGCTTCACCTGGGAAGCGAGCGCGCACCAGTTCCTCAATGCGCTCTATGCGATGGACGATCAGGACGTGGCGGCATAA
- a CDS encoding glutathione S-transferase family protein encodes MADDLVFYTNPQSRGRIARWMLEETGADYRTEVIDYASRMKSPDYLAINPMGKVPAIVHHGKAVTEGAAICAYLAEAFPEAGLAPRPGERADYYRWLFFAAGPVEHAVTNNVAKFDPSPEQSRMFGYGSYAATVDVLEAAVSAHPYIAGDRFTAADVYVGSAVGWGILFGSLPKRDAFTDYFERLSGREAYKRAAEMDDALVPAPASVEA; translated from the coding sequence ATGGCCGACGATCTGGTCTTCTACACCAATCCCCAGTCGCGCGGGCGCATCGCCCGTTGGATGCTGGAGGAAACCGGCGCCGACTATCGCACCGAAGTCATCGACTATGCCAGCCGCATGAAGAGCCCGGACTATCTCGCGATCAATCCGATGGGGAAGGTTCCTGCGATCGTCCATCATGGCAAGGCGGTGACCGAAGGCGCGGCGATCTGCGCCTATCTCGCCGAGGCATTTCCCGAAGCCGGCCTCGCGCCGCGCCCCGGGGAACGTGCGGATTATTATCGATGGCTGTTCTTCGCTGCGGGCCCGGTCGAGCATGCCGTGACCAACAATGTCGCCAAGTTCGATCCTTCGCCCGAACAGTCGCGGATGTTCGGCTATGGCAGCTATGCCGCCACTGTCGACGTGCTCGAAGCGGCGGTATCGGCGCATCCCTATATCGCCGGCGACCGATTTACGGCGGCGGACGTCTATGTCGGCTCGGCGGTGGGCTGGGGGATATTGTTCGGCTCGCTGCCCAAGCGCGACGCCTTCACGGACTATTTCGAGCGGCTGAGCGGTCGCGAGGCCTATAAGCGCGCGGCGGAAATGGATGACGCGCTGGTGCCAGCGCCGGCATCGGTTGAGGCATGA
- a CDS encoding DUF1013 domain-containing protein, which translates to MAQPLMPHATASWLVDNTSLSFEQIAEFCGLHILEIQAIADDTAATKLTGRDPVRAHELTMEEIEKGQANSDYSLKMLKGPEQVRRTKGPRYTPVSKRQDKPDGIAWILRHHPEISDGAIGKLIGTTRTTIAAIRDRSHWNIANITPKDPVTLGLASQRELDALVAKAAKAAGIEAPTDTRLEGDREALLEQLRAERTAAAHAAEAGEAGTEAGPVEHTAETLFRQ; encoded by the coding sequence GTGGCCCAGCCGCTCATGCCGCATGCGACCGCTTCCTGGCTGGTCGACAATACGTCGCTCTCGTTCGAGCAGATCGCCGAATTCTGCGGCCTCCACATCCTCGAGATCCAGGCGATCGCCGACGATACCGCCGCGACCAAGCTCACCGGCCGTGATCCCGTCCGCGCGCACGAGCTGACGATGGAAGAGATCGAGAAGGGCCAGGCCAATTCCGATTACAGCCTCAAGATGCTCAAGGGCCCTGAGCAGGTCCGCCGCACCAAGGGCCCGCGCTACACCCCGGTGTCGAAGCGCCAGGACAAGCCCGACGGCATCGCCTGGATCCTGCGCCACCATCCTGAAATCTCGGACGGCGCGATCGGCAAGCTGATCGGCACCACCCGCACCACGATCGCCGCGATCCGTGACCGCAGCCATTGGAACATCGCCAACATCACGCCCAAGGACCCGGTCACGCTGGGCCTCGCCTCGCAGCGTGAGCTCGACGCGCTCGTCGCCAAGGCCGCCAAGGCCGCCGGCATCGAGGCGCCGACCGACACGCGCCTGGAAGGCGACCGCGAGGCGCTGCTCGAGCAGCTCCGCGCCGAGCGCACTGCCGCCGCGCATGCCGCCGAGGCAGGCGAAGCGGGCACCGAAGCCGGCCCGGTCGAGCACACCGCCGAGACGCTGTTCCGCCAGTAA
- a CDS encoding glycosyltransferase has protein sequence MLRVLVLSTLFPDATRPNFGIFVERQTLSLAERPGVEVRVVAPLGIPPAPLDRLPRYRPLAALPLREDWKGLQVHRPRFRNYPGTGGRFHARALAEAVVPLLREIRHDFGFDVIDAEFFFPDGVAAVELGRRFGVPVSIKARGSDIHNWARKPVIGAQIRAAAHAADGLLSVSEAMRDDMTALGLPGERTECLVTGVDFASFALGDRADAKAVLGVTGPLVLSIGALIPLKGHQIVIDAIARLPGVQLWIAGEGPHRPQLAAQIARLGLGDRVRLLGSVPHADLPRLLIAADAMALASEREGLANAWLEALASGTPVVIPDVGGARQVVRSDTGGRIAARTAEAFAAALDTLIANPLPPAAVRATVEPFTWAANSERLHGFLARLVAGYATAAP, from the coding sequence ATGCTCCGCGTGCTCGTCCTCTCGACGCTCTTCCCCGACGCCACGCGTCCCAATTTCGGCATCTTCGTCGAGCGCCAGACGCTGTCGCTGGCCGAACGCCCGGGTGTCGAGGTGCGTGTCGTCGCCCCGCTCGGCATCCCCCCTGCCCCGCTCGACCGCCTGCCCCGCTATCGACCGCTCGCCGCGCTTCCGCTGCGTGAGGACTGGAAAGGCCTTCAAGTGCACCGGCCTCGCTTCCGCAACTATCCCGGAACCGGCGGCCGCTTCCACGCCCGGGCACTGGCGGAAGCCGTAGTCCCGCTGCTCCGCGAAATCCGCCACGACTTCGGCTTCGACGTAATAGACGCCGAGTTTTTCTTCCCCGATGGAGTCGCCGCAGTCGAGCTTGGCCGCCGCTTCGGCGTCCCCGTCTCGATCAAGGCCCGCGGATCGGACATCCACAATTGGGCCCGCAAACCAGTGATCGGCGCACAGATCCGCGCCGCCGCCCACGCCGCCGACGGGCTGCTTTCCGTATCCGAAGCGATGCGCGACGACATGACGGCGCTCGGCCTGCCCGGCGAGCGGACCGAATGTCTCGTCACCGGCGTCGATTTCGCTAGCTTCGCGCTGGGCGACCGCGCCGATGCCAAGGCGGTGCTCGGGGTGACCGGGCCGCTGGTGCTCTCGATAGGCGCGCTGATCCCGCTCAAGGGCCATCAGATCGTTATCGACGCCATCGCACGCCTTCCTGGCGTCCAACTCTGGATCGCAGGCGAAGGCCCCCATCGCCCCCAGCTTGCCGCGCAGATCGCCAGGCTCGGTCTCGGCGATCGCGTCCGGCTGCTGGGCTCGGTTCCGCACGCGGACCTTCCCCGGCTGCTCATCGCGGCCGATGCCATGGCGCTCGCCTCGGAACGCGAAGGTCTTGCCAACGCCTGGCTAGAGGCGCTCGCCAGCGGCACGCCCGTCGTCATTCCCGATGTCGGCGGCGCACGGCAGGTGGTGCGCAGCGACACCGGCGGACGCATTGCCGCGCGCACCGCCGAGGCATTCGCCGCAGCCCTCGACACGCTGATCGCCAACCCGCTGCCCCCGGCCGCGGTTCGTGCCACGGTCGAGCCCTTTACCTGGGCAGCCAATAGCGAGCGGCTGCACGGCTTTCTCGCCCGGCTCGTGGCCGGCTACGCGACTGCCGCCCCCTGA